In one window of Mesoplodon densirostris isolate mMesDen1 chromosome 4, mMesDen1 primary haplotype, whole genome shotgun sequence DNA:
- the EIF2B2 gene encoding translation initiation factor eIF-2B subunit beta — MPGAEAKGSELSERIESFVEALKRGGGRHSSEDMARETLGLLRRIITDHRWSNAGELMELIRREGRRMTAAQPSETTVGNMVRRVLRIIREEYGRLHGRSDESDQQESLHKLLTSGGLSEDFRSHYAQLQSNIIEAINELLVELEGTTENIAAQALEHIHSNEVIMTIGFSRTVEAFLKEAARKRKFHVIVAECAPFCQGHEMAVNLSKTGIETTVMTDAAIFAVMSRVNKVIIGTKTILANGALRAVTGTHTLALAAKHHSTPLIVCAPMFKLSPQFPNEEDSFHKFVAPEEVLPFTEGDILEKVSVHCPVFDYVPPELITLFISNIGGNAPSYIYRLMSELYHPDDHVL; from the exons ATGCCGGGGGCTGAGGCCAAGGGCTCGGAGTTGTCCGAGAGGATCGAGAGTTTCGTGGAGGCACTGAAGCGGGGCGGCGGGCGGCACAGCTCCGAGGACATGGCCCGGGAGACCCTGGGGCTGCTGCGCCGGATCATCACGGACCACCGCTGGAGCAATGCAG GGGAGCTGATGGAATTGATCCGCAGAGAAGGCCGGAGGATGACGGCCGCTCAACCCTCAGAGACCACTGTGGGCAACATGGTGCGGAGAGTGCTCAGGATCATCCGAGAGGAGTATGGCAG ACTCCACGGACGCAGCGACGAGAGCGATCAGCAAGAGTCCCTGCACAAACTCTTGACATCCGGGGGCCTGAGCGAGGATTTCCGCTCCCATTATGCTCAACTCCAGTCCAACATCATTGAAGCAATTAATGAGCTGCTTGTGGAACTGG AAGGGACAACGGAGAACATCGCagcccaggctctggagcacATCCACTCCAATGAGGTGATCATGACCATTGGCTTCTCCCGAACAGTGGAGGCCTTCCTCAAAGAGGCTGCCCGAAAGAGGAAATTCCATGTCATCGTGGCAGAGTGTGCGCCTTTCTGTCAG GGTCATGAGATGGCAGTCAATTTGTCCAAAACAGGTATTGAGACAACTGTCATGACGGATGCTGCCATTTTTGCTGTTATGTCAAGAGTCAACAAG GTGATCATTGGCACAAAGACCATCCTGGCCAATGGCGCCCTGAGAGCTGTGACAGGAACTCACACTCTAGCGCTGGCAGCAAAGCACCATTCCACCCCACTCATTGTCTGTGCACCGATGTTCAAGCTTTCCCCACAg TTCCCCAATGAAGAAGATTCATTTCACAAGTTTGTGGCTCCTGAAGAAGTCCTGCCTTTCACAGAAG GGGACATCTTGGAGAAGGTCAGTGTTCATTGCCCTGTGTTTGACTACGTCCCCCCAGAACTCATTACCCTCTTTATCTCCAACATTGGTGGGAATGCGCCTTCCTACATCTACCGCCTGATGAGTGAACTCTACCATCCTGATGATCATGTCCTATGA